From the genome of Eucalyptus grandis isolate ANBG69807.140 chromosome 2, ASM1654582v1, whole genome shotgun sequence, one region includes:
- the LOC104442369 gene encoding myb family transcription factor PHL11, whose product MYGGSGSGSGSESGGGGGGGGVVMTRDPKPRLRWTADLHERFVDAVTRLGGPDKATPKSVHRLMGLKGLTLYHLKSHLQKYRLGQQMRRQNSDDTTKQSDGFPYVQFSPSRMAGSSSQAGHLQPGGEIPIEETLKCQIEVQKRLQEQLEVQKKLQMRIESQGKYLQTILEKAQKSLSLDASGPVNLEATRAQIADFNLAISNFGDHGRGGGGAVAERNNSSNFINMMMSMKEETYERGGHQNHGLAFQIYEGERPQAQDIEAKRSEGSSMIHFDLNIKGGHDFLGAKLGPNMMI is encoded by the exons ATGTATGGCGGCAGTGGTAGCGGCAGCGGCAGcgagagcggcggcggcggcggcggcggcggggtgGTAATGACGAGGGATCCGAAGCCGAGGCTGCGGTGGACGGCCGACCTGCACGAGCGCTTTGTGGACGCCGTCACCAGACTCGGCGGCCCCGACA AAGCAACTCCCAAGTCAGTGCATAGACTAATGGGCTTGAAGGGCTTGACACTGTACCATTTAAAGAGCCATCTTCAG AAATATAGATTAGGGCAACAAATGCGGAGGCAAAATAGCGATGACACAACTAAACAAAGTGATG gatttccttatgttcaatttagtccatccagaATGGCCGGCAGTTCATCGCAAGCTGGTCACTTACAACCGGG CGGAGAAATCCCGATTGAGGAGACACTGAAGTGTCAAATAGAAGTTCAAAAGAGACTTCAAGAGCAACTTGAG GTACAGAAGAAGCTGCAGATGAGAATAGAGTCCCAAGGGAAGTACCTGCAAACAATTCTAGAGAAAGCCCAAAAGAGCCTCTCGCTCGATGCGAGCGGTCCTGTCAATCTAGAGGCCACGAGAGCCCAAATAGCCGACTTCAATCTGGCCATCTCCAACTTTGGGGACCACGGCAGAGGAGGAGGTGGTGCTGTTGCAGAGAGGAACAACAGCAGCAACTTCATCAACATGATGATGAGCATGAAAGAAGAGACGTACGAGAGAGGAGGCCATCAAAACCACGGCTTGGCATTCCAGATTTATGAAGGAGAGAGACCGCAAGCTCAGGACATCGAGGCCAAGAGGTCGGAAGGGTCGTCGATGATTCATTTCGACTTGAATATCAAAGGCGGGCATGACTTTCTGGGAGCCAAATTAGGGCCCAACATGATGATTTAG
- the LOC104442368 gene encoding scopoletin glucosyltransferase — protein MSPGQVLVLTAFGHGHLFPSMELCKHIASRNYKATLVIFSHLSSSIHSSFHENPLIEVVEVPSASPRPGLPVHKQAETYNELARVLEAILSRPHLQMPTCAVVNVFMLLGWTKNIFQKHGIPTVALFTSGACSPSMEYASWNARPEDLGPGEVRLLPGLPDEMGLTQLNVKRRPFGPLLAKGAATAPEPSKAGGPSPRKMGPPGPGEKPDWLDDVDRAIGLVFNTFDNLERPFLNYLANQFKKPAWGVGPLSPEMYWKSDNGAVVADGEVRRSGQSSITEDDVTRWLDSKPPGSVLFISFGSTLSLTPEESRGLGGALAESARPFIWVVQPNSGGPAPGHFPDGMDDEVGDRGLIITGWAPQLLILSHPSTGGFLSHCGWNSTIEAILKGVPFLTCPIRGDQYDNARWVTEHLKIGHKVCEDPSQFVTNSDFVKGIERLMADKDVKIRAMELRSRFGHSFPVSSGAALDALLKETSNH, from the coding sequence ATGTCACCTGGTCAGGTCCTTGTGCTTACAGCCTTTGGCCATGGCCATCTCTTCCCTTCCATGGAGCTCTGCAAGCACATAGCCTCGCGGAACTACAAAGCTACCCTCGTCATCTTCTCACACCTCTCCTCCTCTATTCACTCCTCTTTCCACGAGAACCCCCTGATCGAAGTTGTGGAGGTGCCGTCTGCTTCGCCACGGCCAGGGTTACCGGTTCACAAACAGGCTGAGACCTACAATGAGTTGGCTCGAGTGCTTGAGGCCATACTCTCAAGGCCTCATCTGCAAATGCCAACATGCGCAGTGGTCAATGTGTTCATGCTCTTGGGGTGGACCAAGAACATATTCCAAAAACATGGAATTCCGACCGTCGCGCTCTTCACCTCTGGTGCTTGCTCACCTTCCATGGAATACGCTTCCTGGAATGCCCGCCCAGAAGACCTCGGGCCTGGGGAGGTCCGTTTGCTCCCCGGGCTACCCGACGAGATGGGCCTGACTCAATTGAACGTCAAGAGAAGGCCCTTTGGGCCTTTGTTGGCAAAGGGGGCGGCCACTGCCCCTGAGCCTTCGAAGGCTGGTGGGCCGTCTCCGCGGAAGATGGGCCCGCCAGGGCCTGGGGAGAAGCCCGATTGGTTGGACGACGTGGACAGAGCTATCGGGCTCGTCTTCAACACGTTCGACAATCTCGAGCGCCCGTTTCTCAACTACCTGGCGAACCAATTCAAGAAACCGGCATGGGGAGTGGGCCCGCTGTCGCCGGAGATGTACTGGAAGTCCGACAATGGTGCCGTGGTCGCCGACGGCGAAGTCAGGAGGAGCGGGCAATCCAGCATCACCGAGGACGACGTCACCAGATGGCTGGACTCAAAACCGCCCGGCTCGGTGCTTTTCATATCCTTCGGTAGTACTCTGAGCTTGACCCCGGAGGAGTCTAGAGGACTGGGCGGCGCATTGGCAGAGTCTGCACGGCCATTCATTTGGGTGGTCCAGCCCAATTCAGGCGGGCCTGCGCCGGGGCACTTCCCAGATGGGATGGACGATGAAGTGGGCGACCGGGGCTTGATAATAACTGGATGGGCTCCGCAGCTGTTGATCCTGAGCCATCCATCGACCGGTGGCTTCTTATCGCATTGCGGGTGGAATTCTACTATTGAGGCCATCTTGAAGGGGGTCCCATTCCTGACATGCCCGATTCGAGGCGACCAATACGACAACGCCAGGTGGGTCACGGAGCACTTGAAGATTGGGCACAAGGTCTGTGAGGACCCATCCCAGTTCGTCACGAATAGTGACTTCGTGAAGGGAATTGAGAGGCTAATGGCGGATAAAGACGTTAAGATCAGAGCTATGGAGCTCCGGTCTCGGTTTGGGCATAGTTTTCCGGTGAGCTCAGGTGCTGCTCTGGATGCTCTCTTAAAGGAGACTAGCAATCACTAA
- the LOC104442367 gene encoding protein ENHANCED DISEASE RESISTANCE 2, with protein sequence MSKAVYEGWMVRYGRRKIGRSYIHMRYFVLEPRLLAYYKKKPQDNQVPLKTLLIDGNCRVEDRGLKNQHGHMVYVLCVYNMKEKHHRIMMAAFNIQEALIWKEKIESVIDQHQESQVANGNKYTSFEYKSGMGNGRTASSSDHESQYSAQEDGDDARPSLSRRTTIGNGPPESVFDWTQEHDLELSNQDNNNQAFSRKHWRLLQCQNGLRIFEELLEVDYLPRSCSRAMKAVGVVEASCEEIFGLVMSMDSTRFEWDSTFHTGSLVEEVDGHTAILYHRLQLDWFSTFVWPRDLCYVRYWRRNDDGSYVVLFRSREHVNCDPQPGCVRAHVESGGFNISPLQPRHGRPRTQVQHLMQIDLKGWLVGYFPSFQQHCLLQMLNSVAGLREWFAQTDERIPPPRIPVMVNMTSTSVSSKARKLQGSSAHSGPSLESLNSGRNSVMMDEYSDDDEEQGADTEQEGSSTGIENDIKKNVVEEQGDQIDLSCFTGNLRRDDRDKARDCWSISDGNNFKVRSKHFCYDKSKIPAGKHLMDLVAVDWFKDKKRMDHVARRKGCAAQVCVKKGLFSVVINLQVPGSMHYSMVFYFVTKELVSGSLLQRFVDGDDEFRNSRLKLIPSVPKGSWIVRQSVGSTPCLLGKAVDCNYIRGPKYLEIDVDIGSSTVANGVLGIVIGVITTLVVDMAFLVQANSADELPERLIGAVRVSHIELSSAIIPELDPETS encoded by the exons ATGTCGAAGGCGGTGTACGAAGGTTGGATGGTCAGATATGGGCGGAGGAAGATCGGCCGGTCGTATATTCACATGCGGTACTTCGTGCTGGAGCCTCGGTTGCTCGCTTATTACAAGAAGAAGCCTCAGGATAAtcag GTGCCACTCAAGACGTTGCTGATTGATGGGAACTGTAGGGTGGAGGATCGAGGCTTGAAGAACCAGCATGGGCAC ATGGTTTATGTATTGTGTGTTTACAACATGAAAGAGAAGCACCATCGTATTATG ATGGCGGCATTCAACATTCAAGAGGCATTGATCTGGAAGGAGAAAATTGAGTCAGTTATTGATCAG CACCAGGAGTCACAAGTGGCCAATGGTAATAAATATACCTCTTTTGAATATAAATCTGGGATGGGTAATGGGAGGACTGCTTCTTCTTCGGACCATGAAAGCCA GTATAGTGCGCAGGAAGACGGAGATGATGCTCGTCCTAGTTTATCACGAAGGACAACAATTGGAAATG GTCCTCCAGAGTCGGTCTTTGACTGGACACAGGAACATGATTTGGAATTATCAAACCAGGATAACAATAATCAAGCATTTTCTAGAAAGCACTGGCGTcttcttcaatgtcaaaatg GTCTTCGCATTTTTGAAGAGCTTCTTGAAGTCGACTACCTT CCAAGGAGTTGTAGTAGAGCAATGAAGGCTGTCGGAGTTGTAGAGGCATCTTGTGAAGAAATATTTGGGCTTGTAATGAGCATGGATAGCACCCGATTTGA GTGGGATAGCACCTTCCACACAGGTAGCTTAGTTGAGGAAGTAGATGGACATACAGCAATACTGTACCATAGACTTCAGCTAGATTGGTTCTCTAC GTTTGTATGGCCTCGTGATCTTTGTTATGTGCGCTATTGGCGACGAAATGATGATGGAAGTTATG TTGTTTTATTTCGTTCCAGGGAGCATGTAAACTGTGATCCACAGCCTGGATGTGTGCGGGCACATGTTGAGA GTGGAGGGTTTAATATCTCACCCTTACAACCTCGACATGGGAGACCAAGAACTCAAGTGCAGCATCTCATGCAGATTGATTTGAAAGGATGGTTGGTGGGTTATTTTCCGTCATTTCAACAACATTGTCTTCTTCAGATGTTAAACAGCGTCGCTG GGCTACGCGAATGGTTTGCCCAAACAGATGAAAGAATTCCTCCTCCCCGAATCCCAGTGATGGTTAACATGACTTCAACCTCTGTTTCTTCAAAGGCTCGAAAGCTGCAAGGTTCTTCTGCTCATTCTGGCCCATCTCTTGAATCATTGAACTCTGGTAGAAATTCTGTGATGATGGATGAATACTCTgatgatgacgaagagcaaGGAGCTGACACAGAACAGGAG GGAAGCTCCACTGGGATCGAGAatgatatcaagaaaaatg TGGTCGAAGAACAAGGAGACCAAATTGACTTATCATGTTTTACTGGTAATTTGCGGCGTGATGATCGTGATAAGGCTCGTGATTGCTGGAGTATTTCTGATGGAAACAACTTCAAAGTTCGCAGCAAGCACTTCTGCTATGACAAATCTAAG ATTCCTGCAGGTAAACATTTGATGGATCTTGTTGCCGTTGACTGGTTCaaggacaaaaaaagaatgGACCATGTTGCTAGACGAAAAGGATGCGCTGCACAAGTATGTGTAAA AAAAGGGCTTTTCTCTGTGGTCATTAATTTGCAA GTGCCTGGGTCTATGCATTACAGTATGGTGTTTTACTTTGTAACAAAGGAATTGGTATCCGGATCCCTATTGCAGCGGTTTGTAGATGGCGATGATGAATTCCGTAATAGTAGGCTGAAGTTGATCCCTTCGGTTCCCAAG GGTTCATGGATTGTGCGACAGAGTGTTGGAAGCACCCCCTGTTTATTGGGGAAAGCAGTTGATTGCAATTATATTCGTGGCCCCAAGTACTTAGAG ATTGATGTTGATATTGGTTCTTCCACTGTTGCTAATGGAGTATTGGGGATTGTAATTGGAGTTATCACAACGCTGGTGGTTGACATGGCGTTTCTTGTACAG GCTAACTCTGCTGATGAATTACCTGAGCGGCTAATTGGGGCAGTACGTGTTTCCCACATAGAGTTGTCTTCTGCAATTATTCCAGAACTGGATCCAGAAACCTCTTGA
- the LOC104442365 gene encoding pentatricopeptide repeat-containing protein At1g28690, mitochondrial: MRNVGSSSSLRSLAFSSTSYSRSLPEKTAFFPPTQELLWHASPDSLPSALQRYINSDNPSRGQKIHAHILKTGLNPNTNVSIKLLILHLKSGCLSYARAVFDEMPQRTLSAFNYMIGGCVRQRRVGESFELVRRMVSVGERPDGYTFSMILKASTQAQDVDLPYKITGVVHAHILRLDTEPDDVLYTALVDSYVKHGKVGYARAVFDMTLEQNVVCSTSMITGYMNEESFEDAEEIFRKTIEKDIVVFNAMIEGYSKSSEFAKRSLEIYIEMQRLAFRPSISTFASVIGSCSIMAAYEVGQQIQSQLVKAGLILDVKMGSALIDMYSKCGKVEDACRVFECMPNRNVFTWSSMIDGYGKNGDPHKALILFSAMREQQIEPNSVTFLGALSACAHAGLLAKGHEIFLSMERDYSLKPGMEHYACMVDLLGRAGRLNWAWEFVMKMPEKPNSDVWAALLSSCRLHGDIEMASVAANELFKLNAEGRPGAYVALSNTLAHAGKWDSVTELRVLMKERGISKDTACSWVEANYG, from the coding sequence ATGAGAAATGTCGGATCCTCGTCCTCCCTCCGGTCGCTGGCATTCTCATCGACATCTTACTCTCGTTCCTTGCCCGAGAAGACCGCATTTTTCCCGCCAACACAAGAGCTCCTCTGGCACGCGTCGCCAGACTCTCTTCCCTCTGCCCTGCAACGCTACATCAACTCCGACAACCCTTCTCGCGGCCAAAAGATCCATGCCCACATTCTCAAAACCGGGTTGAATCCCAACACCAACGTCTCCATCAAGCTGCTCATTCTGCATTTGAAGAGCGGCTGCCTCAGTTATGCCCGCGcggtgttcgacgaaatgccgcAGCGAACTCTTTCCGCCTTTAACTACATGATCGGCGGGTGCGTCAGGCAGCGGAGAGTCGGAGAGTCTTTTGAATTGGTGCGCAGAATGGTTTCTGTCGGCGAGAGGCCCGATGGGTATACTTTCTCCATGATCTTGAAGGCGTCGACTCAGGCCCAGGACGTGGACTTGCCGTATAAAATTACCGGGGTCGTTCACGCCCATATACTGAGACTAGACACTGAACCGGATGATGTTCTTTACACAGCACTGGTCGACTCATATGTTAAGCATGGAAAGGTCGGTTATGCTAGGGCTGTGTTTGATATGACGTTGGAACAGAATGTTGTCTGTTCAACCTCGATGATTACTGGATATATGAATGAAGAGTCTTTTGAGGATGCGGAAGAGATTTTCAGGAAGACAATTGAGAAAGATATCGTGGTTTTCAATGCCATGATCGAAGGTTACAGCAAGTCGAGTGAATTTGCAAAGAGATCGCTCGAGATTTACATTGAGATGCAAAGGTTGGCATTTCGGCCTAGCATATCTACTTTTGCCAGTGTAATTGGGTCTTGTTCAATAATGGCAGCATACGAGGTTGGTCAACAAATCCAAAGTCAACTAGTAAAAGCTGGACTTATCCTTGATGTGAAAATGGGCAGTGCTCTTATAGATATGTATTCCAAATGTGGGAAAGTTGAGGATGCTTGCAGAGTATTTGAATGTATGCCCAATCGGAATGTCTTTACATGGTCTTCCATGATAGATGGATATGGAAAGAACGGAGATCCCCATAAAGCTCTCATTCTTTTCAGTGCCATGCGTGAGCAGCAAATTGAGCCCAATTCCGTGACATTCCTTGGTGCACTCTCTGCTTGTGCCCATGCTGGCTTATTAGCTAAAGGCCATGAGATATTCTTGAGCATGGAGAGGGATTACTCGCTGAAACCGGGTATGGAGCATTATGCCTGCATGGTTGATCTCTTAGGACGTGCAGGGAGATTGAACTGGGCATGGGAGTTTGTGATGAAAATGCCTGAAAAGCCCAACTCTGATGTTTGGGCCGCTTTGCTTAGCTCATGTAGGTTGCATGGTGATATTGAGATGGCAAGTGTAGCAGCCAATGAACTATTTAAGTTGAATGCCGAGGGTCGGCCCGGGGCATATGTCGCTCTGTCTAATACATTGGCACATGCAGGAAAATGGGACAGTGTAACTGAACTGAGGGTGTTAATGAAGGAAAGAGGGATATCTAAAGACACTGCTTGCAGTTGGGTTGAGGCTAATTATGGGTAA
- the LOC104442363 gene encoding transmembrane protein 45B, translating to MGSFKGHALPGTLFLVVGLWHVWSCVFRHVSNPKAFRVRVWNPVPGFEGKLKHLELYVITVGAFIDLCIELLYSPHLKLFVNGVLNPAHMNDFEHSGMLLMFFIFGLVALLSEKTSFLPLPEGALCLIAATAFCAEYLLFYFHSTTHKGLEGYYHLLLVLLIGLCIASTVAGALLPTSFPIDLCSGIAITLQGLWFYQTAFTLYGPSMPDGCQLKGGDIACNSVESEARGEYLANVQLFSLVLGVLALVVGSYGFAARQFGHSELRSLHVSQEE from the exons ATGGGTTCTTTCAAAGGTCATGCTCTGCCGGGGACTCTCTTTCTTGTGGTCGGTTTGTGGCACGTGTGGAGCTGTGTGTTCAGGCATGTGTCGAACCCGAAGGCCTTCCGGGTCCGGGTGTGGAACCCGGTGCCTGGGTTCGAGGGGAAGCTGAAACATTTGGAGCTGTATGTCATTACAGTCGGCGCTTTCATTGATTTGTGCATTGAGCTTCTGTATTCTCCCCACCTCAAGCTGTTTGTTAATGGAGTCTTGAACCCAGCACACATGAACGATTTTGAGCATTCAGGAATGCTCCTCATGTTCTTCATCTTCGGGCTCGTCGCTCTGCTCTCAGAGAAAACCAG CTTCCTTCCTTTACCAGAAGGAGCACTGTGCTTGATCGCTGCCACGGCATTCTGCGCGGAGTACCTTCTATTCTACTTCCACTCCACAACGCACAAGGGCCTGGAGGGTTATTATCACCTCCTCCTGGTTCTGCTCATAGGACTTTGCATTGCTTCCACCGTTGCCGGGGCCCTCCTACCGACCAGTTTCCCCATTGATCTCTGCAGCGGCATTGCCATAACCTTGCAAGGACTCTGGTTCTACCAGACAGCCTTCACGCTATATGGACCCTCCATGCCCGATGGTTGCCAGCTCAAGGGCGGTGACATTGCGTGCAACTCAGTAGAAAGCGAAGCACGTGGTGAGTATCTTGCCAACGTCCAGCTTTTCAGTCTTGTCCTCGGCGTGCTGGCTTTGGTGGTTGGTAGTTACGGCTTTGCAGCTAGACAGTTTGGGCATTCCGAGCTTAGGAGCTTGCATGTATCTCAAGAGGAATAG